One genomic window of Bacillus mycoides includes the following:
- a CDS encoding MgtC/SapB family protein: MSYEFLFKLGLALFLGLFIGIDRQLKNKPLGVKTSMVISVASCLITMVSIESVNVYSVPGHTNMDPMRLAAQIVSGIGFLGAGVILRRSNDVISGLTTASMVWAASALGIAIGAGFYIQATVAMVLIILAINVLPHLVKIAGPYSLRQKDLSIKITVNEHRELDGIFKQIKNLNMQVKRVKIKDIDNGASQQLEMVILAPEDLYTTELYSSLKEIDHVVSVEVESR, translated from the coding sequence ATGTCATATGAATTTTTATTCAAATTAGGTTTAGCACTCTTTTTAGGATTATTCATCGGGATAGATAGGCAGCTAAAGAATAAACCGCTTGGTGTGAAAACAAGTATGGTTATTTCTGTAGCAAGTTGTTTAATTACAATGGTTTCAATTGAATCTGTAAATGTATATTCTGTACCGGGTCATACGAATATGGATCCAATGCGATTAGCTGCCCAAATTGTTAGTGGTATTGGTTTTCTTGGAGCGGGGGTAATTTTACGAAGAAGTAATGACGTTATTTCTGGATTAACGACAGCTTCAATGGTATGGGCTGCTTCAGCTTTAGGTATTGCGATTGGAGCAGGATTTTATATACAAGCGACGGTTGCTATGGTTTTAATTATATTAGCAATCAATGTACTTCCTCACCTTGTGAAAATTGCAGGCCCATATTCATTGAGACAAAAGGACTTGTCTATCAAAATTACTGTAAATGAGCATCGAGAGTTAGACGGGATTTTTAAGCAAATTAAAAATTTAAATATGCAAGTGAAGCGAGTGAAAATTAAAGATATTGATAATGGAGCATCTCAGCAATTAGAAATGGTAATTTTAGCTCCAGAAGATTTATATACAACTGAGTTATATAGTTCTCTAAAAGAAATCGATCATGTCGTATCTGTTGAAGTTGAAAGTAGATAA
- a CDS encoding GNAT family N-acetyltransferase: protein MMEIHVRRATKNDIASIAKVHVESWKTTYKGIFANEILENVTFEQRKKQWENIFQKEDNLEYRFIAETLTGEIIGFIDGGTERMGTYNCDMELYAIYILQEYQGLKVGKILFQALLSECINNNMESLLVWVVSNNPSKKFYEKYNPEKIDTKLLERLNVEEIAYAWRDMDCLYKSLSI from the coding sequence GTGATGGAGATACATGTTCGAAGGGCAACGAAAAATGATATTGCAAGTATAGCAAAAGTGCATGTGGAGAGCTGGAAAACCACATATAAAGGGATATTCGCTAACGAAATTTTAGAAAATGTAACATTCGAACAAAGAAAAAAGCAATGGGAAAACATTTTTCAAAAAGAAGACAATCTAGAATATAGATTTATAGCAGAGACGTTAACTGGAGAAATTATTGGATTTATCGATGGTGGAACTGAAAGAATGGGTACATATAATTGTGATATGGAATTATATGCGATTTACATTTTACAAGAGTATCAAGGGTTGAAAGTAGGGAAAATATTATTTCAAGCTTTACTGTCAGAATGTATAAATAATAATATGGAATCTCTTTTAGTTTGGGTAGTTTCTAATAATCCTTCTAAAAAGTTTTATGAAAAATATAATCCGGAAAAAATTGACACGAAACTTTTAGAAAGACTAAATGTAGAAGAAATAGCATATGCTTGGCGAGATATGGATTGTTTATACAAATCACTATCAATTTAG
- a CDS encoding IucA/IucC family protein — protein sequence MQHAKQIAEHATIQSFLNCYLRETGSGEWITEDKRIEDIFCHSFQRDTIPTYLCCPLSAQNVTLYGEVIYKSSTDRHLFGEQFYYQIGENKNVIKADYITVIMFLIKEMSINYGEGTNPDELMLRVIRSCQNIEKFIQRREQDTAELYGFHTTFIEAEQSLLFGHLTHPTPKSRQGILDWKSSMYSPELKGECQLHYFRAHKSIVNEKSLLQDSTTAMIKKELKYDEKVNQEFIEKYCQEDEYSLIPIHPLQAEWLLHQSYVQNWMNQGDLEYIGPVGKCYMATSSLRTLYHPHSKYMLKFSFPVKVTNSMRINKLKELESGPEGKEMLNTKIGEVLEKFPGFDFICDPAFITINYGMQESGFEVIIRENPFYSENANDATLIAGLVQDAIPGERTRLANIIHRLADLEGRSCEEVSLEWFRRYMNISLKPMVWMYLRYGVALEAHQQNSVVQLKDGYPVKFYFRDNQGFYFCNSMKSVLDNELAGIGERTGNLYDDYIVDERFRYYLIFNHMFGLINGFGTAGLIKEEILLSELRSVLESFLPYNREPSTFLRELLEEDKLACKANLLTRFFDVDELTNPLEQAIYVQVDNPLVREVAVRS from the coding sequence ATGCAGCATGCGAAACAAATCGCGGAACATGCAACAATACAAAGCTTTTTAAATTGTTATTTAAGAGAAACAGGAAGTGGAGAATGGATTACGGAGGATAAAAGGATAGAGGATATTTTCTGCCATTCATTTCAAAGAGATACTATCCCCACTTATTTATGCTGCCCTTTATCGGCACAAAACGTTACTTTGTATGGGGAAGTTATATATAAATCATCAACGGACCGTCATCTATTTGGAGAACAATTTTATTACCAAATTGGCGAAAATAAAAATGTTATTAAAGCAGATTATATTACGGTTATTATGTTTTTAATAAAGGAAATGTCTATTAACTATGGAGAAGGTACGAATCCTGATGAACTTATGCTTCGAGTTATTCGTAGTTGTCAAAATATTGAGAAGTTTATACAAAGAAGGGAGCAGGATACAGCTGAATTATATGGTTTCCATACGACTTTTATAGAGGCGGAGCAATCTTTATTATTTGGACATTTAACTCATCCTACACCAAAGAGTAGACAAGGTATATTGGATTGGAAAAGTTCAATGTATTCTCCTGAATTAAAAGGGGAGTGTCAACTTCACTATTTTCGGGCACATAAAAGTATAGTAAATGAAAAGTCATTGTTACAAGATTCCACAACGGCGATGATAAAAAAGGAATTAAAGTACGATGAAAAGGTTAATCAAGAATTTATTGAAAAGTACTGTCAAGAAGATGAATATTCATTAATTCCAATCCATCCGCTACAAGCAGAATGGCTATTACATCAATCTTATGTGCAAAATTGGATGAATCAAGGCGATCTTGAATATATCGGTCCAGTAGGTAAGTGTTATATGGCGACATCATCACTTAGGACGTTATATCATCCTCATTCCAAGTACATGCTTAAATTTTCATTCCCTGTAAAGGTGACGAATTCAATGCGTATTAATAAATTGAAGGAACTTGAGAGTGGTCCTGAAGGGAAGGAAATGTTAAATACTAAAATTGGTGAAGTGTTAGAAAAGTTTCCGGGGTTTGATTTTATATGTGATCCCGCCTTCATTACAATAAATTATGGTATGCAAGAGTCCGGATTTGAAGTAATTATTCGGGAGAATCCTTTTTATAGTGAAAATGCGAATGACGCAACGCTTATCGCTGGATTAGTACAAGATGCAATTCCGGGTGAAAGAACTCGTTTAGCAAATATTATCCATCGCTTAGCGGATTTAGAAGGTAGAAGCTGTGAAGAGGTAAGTTTAGAGTGGTTTAGACGATATATGAATATCTCTTTAAAGCCAATGGTATGGATGTATTTACGTTATGGCGTGGCATTAGAAGCGCATCAACAAAATAGTGTTGTTCAATTGAAAGATGGTTATCCAGTTAAGTTTTACTTCCGTGATAATCAAGGTTTTTATTTCTGCAATTCAATGAAGTCAGTGCTAGATAATGAACTAGCCGGTATTGGCGAACGTACTGGAAATTTATATGACGATTATATTGTAGATGAAAGGTTTCGTTACTATTTAATTTTTAATCATATGTTTGGACTTATTAACGGTTTTGGTACAGCAGGATTAATTAAGGAGGAAATTCTTCTCTCTGAATTAAGGTCTGTACTTGAATCATTCCTTCCATATAACCGTGAACCTTCTACATTTTTAAGAGAATTGTTGGAAGAGGATAAGTTGGCATGCAAAGCAAACTTGCTAACGAGATTTTTCGATGTTGATGAACTGACAAATCCTTTAGAGCAAGCAATTTATGTACAAGTAGATAATCCACTCGTTAGAGAAGTGGCTGTTCGTTCATAA
- a CDS encoding IucA/IucC family protein has translation MKEEVYHIKILKALQSKEYISVRRRVFRQLVESLIYEEIITPIRIQKGEQILFIIQGLDEKDQNVMYQCYGQERMTFGRICLHDSLIMRVQDEEEEIQSVSQFLQEIFRIVQVDRTKLDSFIQELEQTIFKDTIAQYERSCEEDYLAKSYDELESHLIDGHPYHPSYKARIGFQYRDNFQYGFEFMQPMKIIWIAVHEKYTTVGYESEESYNCTFKEEIGEKKIEEYMDRIRKMDCDSKKYMFIPVHPWQWENFIIPNYTDHIQDKYIIYLGKSEDDYCAQQSMRTLRNVTNPKKPYVKLSMNLLNTSTIRTLKPHSVVSAPAISNWLKDIVDHDPYLRDESCLILLNEFSSVTYDANKKATYGSLGCIWRESVHKYLNKKEEAIPFNGLYAKGKDGTPIIDLWLKRYGVESWLQLLIRKAIIPVVHLVVEHGIALESHGQNMILVHEEGIPVRIALKDFHEGLEFYRPFLKEIEKCPDFTKMHKTYANGQMNDFFEMDRIGCLQEMVLDALFLFNLGELAFVLADEYQLKEEQFWIILVGEVEDHFERFSHLKERFEALQLYAPTFHAEQLTKRRLYMDVESLVHEVPNPLYRARQLTIQKSVVTGGNHANR, from the coding sequence ATGAAAGAAGAAGTTTATCACATAAAAATATTGAAGGCACTCCAATCAAAAGAGTACATTTCAGTAAGAAGAAGAGTATTCCGGCAATTAGTAGAATCGTTAATTTATGAAGAAATCATTACGCCGATTCGTATACAAAAGGGAGAGCAAATCCTTTTTATTATACAAGGTCTTGATGAAAAGGATCAAAATGTAATGTACCAATGCTATGGACAAGAACGTATGACATTTGGGCGTATTTGTTTGCATGACTCATTAATAATGAGAGTTCAAGATGAGGAAGAAGAAATACAATCAGTTTCACAATTTTTACAGGAGATTTTTCGAATTGTTCAAGTGGATCGAACGAAATTGGATTCTTTTATTCAAGAATTAGAACAAACAATCTTTAAAGATACGATTGCACAATATGAGAGAAGTTGTGAAGAAGACTATCTTGCGAAATCGTATGATGAGCTTGAAAGTCATTTAATAGATGGACACCCGTATCATCCTAGTTATAAAGCACGCATTGGATTTCAATATCGTGACAATTTTCAATATGGATTTGAATTTATGCAACCAATGAAAATTATATGGATTGCAGTTCATGAGAAATATACGACTGTAGGATATGAAAGTGAAGAGAGTTATAACTGTACCTTTAAAGAAGAAATTGGTGAAAAGAAAATCGAAGAGTATATGGATCGTATTCGAAAAATGGACTGTGATTCGAAGAAGTATATGTTTATACCTGTTCATCCTTGGCAGTGGGAGAACTTTATTATTCCGAATTATACTGATCATATACAGGATAAATATATTATTTATTTAGGGAAATCAGAAGATGATTATTGCGCGCAGCAGTCGATGCGGACATTAAGAAATGTTACGAATCCAAAGAAACCATATGTAAAGTTATCAATGAATTTACTCAATACTTCAACTATCCGTACATTAAAACCACATTCGGTTGTGAGTGCACCTGCTATATCGAATTGGTTAAAAGATATAGTAGATCATGATCCTTATTTAAGGGATGAATCGTGTTTAATTTTGTTAAATGAATTTTCGAGTGTTACGTACGATGCGAATAAAAAAGCTACATATGGCTCATTGGGATGTATTTGGCGCGAAAGCGTTCACAAATATTTAAATAAGAAAGAAGAGGCAATCCCATTTAACGGTTTATATGCTAAGGGAAAAGATGGGACACCAATTATTGATTTGTGGTTAAAGAGATATGGAGTAGAAAGCTGGCTACAATTGCTTATTCGAAAGGCAATTATCCCAGTTGTACACCTCGTTGTAGAGCATGGAATCGCATTAGAATCACATGGACAAAACATGATTTTAGTTCATGAAGAAGGAATACCAGTCCGTATTGCACTAAAAGATTTTCATGAAGGACTGGAGTTTTATCGTCCATTTTTGAAAGAAATCGAAAAATGTCCTGACTTTACTAAAATGCATAAAACATATGCGAATGGTCAAATGAATGATTTCTTTGAAATGGACCGTATTGGATGTTTGCAAGAAATGGTTTTAGATGCGCTTTTCCTATTCAATCTAGGTGAACTGGCTTTCGTGCTGGCAGATGAGTATCAGTTGAAAGAGGAACAATTTTGGATCATTCTTGTTGGAGAAGTAGAAGATCATTTTGAAAGATTTTCACATTTGAAAGAACGTTTTGAAGCATTACAATTATATGCACCTACATTTCATGCAGAGCAATTAACGAAGCGGCGTTTATATATGGATGTGGAATCGCTTGTTCATGAAGTTCCAAATCCATTGTATAGAGCAAGGCAACTTACAATACAAAAATCAGTTGTTACAGGGGGAAATCATGCTAATCGTTAA